A stretch of Triticum aestivum cultivar Chinese Spring chromosome 1D, IWGSC CS RefSeq v2.1, whole genome shotgun sequence DNA encodes these proteins:
- the LOC123179980 gene encoding putative protein phosphatase 2C 46: protein MQMATLRYHRHHIICSINPQKQSQLGRGRKETNGRKQIDRWILVNSLNNNLPNERQCQLYPSPLLGYVAHLSRPRCASRSGDTPIRRRFLHLHRLGFVTFMGNRAARLATPCFASGGRSTVDASAAARAAAAGGDYGGDCGVGQILSFDGYDAFDGATIHGVLLPSNQSTIGTAASSSANSFSNQLSLSASSSCDSSSSFSFRTLQPGLFSGSLDYCASPSSSSSGPNSGALSSAASRRGARTEEDIMADLYATRRRRRCQLEEAASGSPLLDRLRRAVASALRVGRAAKKQPAVTTLATNGGTATIGGGGAIRGNGENGHAAEDKVQWARGKAGEDRVHVVVSEERGWMFVGIYDGFNGPDATDYLVANLYASVCRELPTDHDPPPPDDAGREQRPPPSSCNGRNSADDLIRRRGRHGAVLDALARALRRTEEGYFAEAEARAAECPELAMMGSCVLVLLMKGADVYSMNVGDSRAVLAHRAEPDLTSVIMPPRHRHQHSADGHVTEEIRRQFDECDMTELVALQLTMEHSTTAYKEVKRIRSEHLDDPACIVNGRVKGSLKVTRAFGAGYLKEPRWNKALLEVFRVDYVGVLPYITCKPFLRHHCLGPRDKFLILASDGLYEYFTNEEVVGHVEAFTSRFPDEDPAKYLSHEILLRAARQAGMGFHELLEVRQGDRRQYHDDVSIIIISLEGKIWRSSA, encoded by the exons ATGCAGATGGCCACCCTGAGGTACCACCGGCACCATATCATATGCTCCATTAATCCTCAAAAGCAAAGTCAACTTGGCCGAGgaaggaaggaaacaaatgggaggAAACAGATAGATAGATGGATCCTGGTCAACTCCTTAAACAACAACCTTCCAAACGAGCGCCAATGTCAACTCTACCCGTCTCCCCTTCTCGGATATGTCGCCCATTTGTCTCGGCCCCGATGCGCATCCAGATCCGGCGACACGCCGATACGCCGCCGTTTCCTCCACCTCCACCGCCTCGGCTTCGTCACTTTCATGGGCAACCGCGCGGCGAGGCTGGCCACGCCCTGCTTCGCGTCGGGGGGCCGGTCAACGGTGGACGCGTCCGCCGCGGCGAGGGCGGCCGCGGCCGGCGGGGACTATGGTGGTGACTGCGGCGTCGGCCAGATTCTGAGCTTTGATGGCTATGACGCGTTCGACGGCGCCACCATCCACGGCGTGCTGCTCCCGTCCAACCAGTCCACCATCgggaccgccgcctcctcctccgccaacTCCTTCTCCAACCAGTTGTCGCTctcggcgtcgtcctcctgcgACAGCTCCAGCTCCTTCTCCTTCCGCACGCTCCAGCCGGGCCTCTTCTCGGGGAGCCTGGACTACTgcgcgtcgccgtcgtcgtcgtcgtccgggcCGAACTCGGGCGCGCTCTCGTCGGCGGCGTCGCGGCGGGGCGCGCGCACTGAAGAGGACATCATGGCGGACCTCTACGCCACAAGGCGCCGGCGCCGGTGCCAGCTCGAGGAGGCCGCGTCCGGGAGCCCGCTCCTCGACCGCCTCCGCCGCGCTGTCGCGTCGGCGCTGCGCGTCGGCCGCGCGGCCAAGAAGCAGCCTGCCGTGACGACGCTGGCCACCAACGGCGGCACCGCcaccatcggcggcggcggcgcgatcaGGGGCAACGGCGAGAACGGGCACGCGGCGGAGGACAAGGTGCAGTGGGCGCGCGGCAAGGCAGGGGAGGACAGGGTGCACGTCGTCGTGTCGGAGGAGCGCGGCTGGATGTTCGTCGGCATCTACGACGGCTTCAACGGCCCGGACGCCACCGACTACCTCGTCGCCAACCTCTACGCCTCCGTCTGCCGCGAGCTCCCCACCGACCACGATCCTCCTCCGCCCGACGACGCCGGACGCGAGCAGCGGCCGCCGCCATCGTCGTGCAACGGCAGAAACAGCGCCGACGACCTGATCCGGCGCCGGGGGCGGCACGGCGCGGTACTGGACGCGCTGGCGCGCGCGCTGCGGCGCACGGAGGAGGGCTACTTcgcggaggcggaggcgcgcgCGGCCGAGTGCCCGGAGCTGGCCATGATGGGGTCCTGCGTGCTGGTGCTGCTCATGAAGGGCGCCGACGTCTACTCCATGAACGTCGGCGACAGCCGCGCCGTGCTCGCGCACCGGGCCGAGCCCGACCTCACCAGCGTCATCATGCCGCCACGCCACCGGCACCAGCACAGCGCCGACGGCCACGTCACGGAGGAGATCAGGCGGCAGTTCGACGAGTGCGACATGACCGAGCTCGTCGCGCTCCAGCTCACCATGGAGCACAGCACCACCGCCTACAAG GAGGTGAAAAGGATAAGGAGTGAGCACCTTGATGATCCTGCCTGCATAGTCAATGGCAGAGTGAAGGGCTCCTTGAAGGTCACAAGAGCATTTGGAGCTGGCTACCTGAAAGAG CCCAGGTGGAACAAGGCTCTCTTGGAAGTTTTCCGGGTGGACTATGTTGGCGTCTTGCCTTACATTACTTGCAAGCCATTCCTCCGACACCACTGCCTCGGGCCACGGGACAAGTTCCTTATCCTCGCCTCGGATGGGCTCTACGAGTACTTCACCAACGAGGAGGTGGTGGGGCACGTGGAGGCGTTCACCTCCAGGTTCCCCGACGAGGATCCTGCAAAGTACCTCAGCCACGAGATCCTCCTCCGCGCCGCCAGGCAAGCCG GAATGGGGTTCCATGAGTTGCTTGAGGTACGGCAAGGGGATCGGCGACAATACCATGACGACgtctccatcatcatcatctcaTTGGAGGGGAAGATATGGAGATCTTCAGCCTGA
- the LOC123179983 gene encoding metallothionein-like protein 2C, with amino-acid sequence MSCCGGNCGCGAGCKCGNGCGGCKMFPDVEATAGAAAMVMPTASHKGSSGGFETAGETGGCDCTTCKCGTACGCSCCSCN; translated from the exons ATGTCTTGCTGCGGCGGCAACTGCGGGTGCGGCGCCGGCTGCAAGTGCGGCAACGGCTGCGGCGG GTGCAAGATGTTCCCCGACGTGGaggccaccgccggcgccgccgccatggTCATGCCCACCGCCTCCCACAAGGG GAGCTCCGGCGGGTTCGAGACGGCCGGGGAGACCGGCGGCTGCGACTGCACCACCTGCAAGTGCGGCACCgcgtgcggctgctcctgctgcaGCTGCAACTGA